Proteins encoded within one genomic window of Setaria italica strain Yugu1 chromosome IV, Setaria_italica_v2.0, whole genome shotgun sequence:
- the LOC101786320 gene encoding subtilisin-like protease SBT6.1, with protein MEKRLAYAAVLPVLLLTLRILPLPSGSPSGSGGERETLAAPPASRYVVRFVEYRRAEEHREYLGAGLGGAAPAASWRWVERRNPAAAFPTDFAVLEIRDAHRDAVVAAVRALGRVRDVHADATYSRSVLSAADRPPPRRGKLFTAMSFEGEEEGGEIANSSSATWGRRLLLQRPQVTSLLGAERLWKRGFTGKKVKMAIFDTGIRSDHPHFRNIKERTNWTNEDTLNDNLGHGTFVAGVIAGQDAECPGFAPDTEIYAFRVFTDAQISYTSWFLDAFNYAIATGMDVLNLSIGGPDYLDLPFVEKVWELTANDIIMVSAIGNDGPLYGTLNNPADQSDVIGVGGIDYNNHIASFSSRGMTTWELPHGYGRVKPDVVAYSRDIIGSKISTGCKTLSGTSVASPVVAGVVCLLVSVIPEDKRKSILNPAAMKQALVEGASKLSGPNMYEQGAGKLDLWQSYEILKNYQPRASIFPTMLDFTECPYFWPFCRQPMYAGAMPVIFNATILNGMGVIGYVKDQPLWQPSEDIGNLLSVHFTYSDVIWPWTGYLALHLQVKDEGSQFSGIISGNVTLTIYTPAAHGESSPRTSTCVLYLKIKVVPTPVRSKRILWDQYHNIKYPSGYVPRDSLNVHNDILDWHGDHLHTNFHILFNMLRDAGYYIETLGSPLTCFDASNYGTLLMVDLEDEYFDEEIQKLRDDVIHKGLGIAVFAEWYHVDTMIKMTFFDENTRSWWTPITGGANVPALNELLAPFGIALGDKILTGDFSINGEQTHYASGTDIVQFPAGGFLHSFQLQESSRTVQDHIGTLDTENTQGKSKLSSILGMMEAGEGRIAVYGDSNCLDSSHMVTNCYWLLRKILEFTGNKVKDPVLFSETTQLKFPVFENIHQPSRRLDVNFSTYSTVIGKELICHQDSRFEVWGTKGYGVQPTGTTRKLPEYQMDENSSSLNVTVQTPDRKQDKVETLKINLSTPDATKINLSTPDAAKFEDTREYFGFIGHEEVDLGMLMASQWMVPCLAATACLMLYLSYRVQQKRRRRRKGSVASRLTSMV; from the exons ATGGAGAAGCGGCTTGCGTACGCGGCCGTCCTCCCCGTGCTGCTCCTCACGCTCCGCATCCTGCCCCTGCCCTCCGGCTCccccagcggcagcggcggcgagagggAAACCCTGGCCGCCCCGCCGGCGTCCAGGTACGTGGTGCGGTTCGTGGAGTACCGCCGCGCGGAGGAGCACCGGGAGTACCTGGGCGCTGGGCTCGGGGGAGCCGCGCCCGCGGCGTCGTGGAGGTGGGTGGAGCGGCGGAACCCCGCGGCCGCGTTCCCCACCGACTTCGCGGTGCTCGAGATCCGCGACGCGCACCGCGACGCCGTCGTGGCGGCGGTCCGGGCGCTCGGCCGCGTGCGGGACGTGCACGCCGACGCCACGTACTCGCGGTCCGTCCTGTCCGCGGCGGATCGGCCGCCCCCGCGGCGGGGGAAGCTGTTCACCGCCATGTCGTtcgagggggaagaggagggaggagagattGCAAATTCGTCTTCTGCTACTTGGGGGCGGAGGCTTCTGCTGCAG AGACCACAAGTTACATCTCTTCTTGGAGCTGAACGATTATGGAAAAGAGGCTTCACTGGCAAGAAAGTCAAGATGGCCATTTTTGACACTGGTATTCGGTCTGATCATCCACACTTTCGCAATATTAAG GAGCGCACAAATTGGACAAATGAAGACACGCTAAATGATAATCTTGGGCATGGAACATTTGTAGCAGGAGTTATTGCTGGTCAAGATGCAGAATGCCCTGGATTTGCACCTGATACTGAGATATATGCTTTTCGAGTGTTCACAGATGCTCAG ATATCCTACACCTCATGGTTCTTGGATGCATTTAACTACGCGATAGCAACCGGCATGGATGTTTTGAACTTGAGCATTGGTGGACCTGATTACCTGGATCTGCCCTTTGTGGAGAAG GTTTGGGAGCTCACAGCAAACGACATTATTATGGTATCAGCTATTGGAAATGATGGGCCTCTTTATGGCACATTAAATAACCCAGCTGATCAAAGCGATGTCATTGGTGTTGGCGGTATTGATTACAATAACCATATAGCTTCATTTTCCTCTCGGGGCATGACTACCTGGGAGCTTCCTCATGG TTATGGTCGTGTGAAACCTGATGTTGTTGCATATAGCCGAGATATAATTGGTTCGAAGATCAGCACAGGGTGTAAGACCCTTTCAGGCACCAGTGTAGCAAGCCCGGTGGTTGCTGGTGTAGTATGCTTGCTTGTTAGTGTTATACCTGAAGACAAGCGGAAATCAATCCTTAACCCTGCTGCTATGAAACAGGCCCTTGTTGAGGGTGCTTCTAAGCTTTCAGGGCCAAACATGTACGAGCAAGGTGCTGGCAAGCTTGATCT TTGGCAGTCATATGAAATCTTGAAAAATTACCAACCACGTGCAAGCATATTTCCTACAATGCTTGACTTCACCGAGTGTCCATATTTCTGGCCTTTTTGTCGCCAACCCATGTATGCTGGAGCTATGCCAGTAATCTTCAATGCTACAATTCTGAATGGGATGGGGGTGATTGGTTATGTGAAGGATCAACCTTTATGGCAACCTTCTGAAGATATCGGCAATCTTCTTAGTGTTCACTTCACCTACTCGGATGTTATCTGGCCTTGGACGGGGTATCTTGCTCTACATTTGCAAGTTAAAGATGAGGGTTCTCAGTTCTCAGGCATAATTAGTGGCAATGTTACTCTGACTATTTATACCCCAGCAGCTCATGGAGAAAGCAGCCCACGGACTAGTACATGTGTTCTTTACTTGAAGATCAAGGTAGTTCCAACACCTGTTAGGTCAAAAAGAATACTGTGGGACCAATATCATAATATCAAGTACCCGTCAGGATATGTTCCAAGGGATTCCCTTAATGTTCATAATGATATCCTTGACTGGCATGGTGATCACTTGCACACGAACTTTCACATTCTGTTCAACATGCTAAGAGATGCAGGGTACTATATTGAGACACTTGGATCACCACTTACTTGCTTTGATGCTAGCAATTATGGGACATTGCTTATGGTTGATCTTGAGGATGAATACTTTGATGAAGAGATTCAGAAACTTAGGGATGATGTTATACACAAGGGACTTGGCATTGCTGTTTTTGCTGAGTGGTACCATGTTGATACAATGATTAAGATGACATTCTTTGATGAGAATACCCGCAGTTGGTGGACTCCAATTACTGGGGGTGCAAATGTACCTGCACTTAATGAACTTCTGGCACCATTTGGCATTGCTTTGGGGGACAAAATACTTACTGGTGACTTCTCAATAAATGGTGAGCAGACCCACTATGCTTCTGGAACTGATATAGTGCAATTTCCAGCGGGAGGTTTCTTGCATAGCTTCCAGCTCCAGGAAAGCTCAAGGACTGTGCAGGATCACATAGGAACACTAGATACAGAAAACACCCAGGGAAAAAGCAAG CTGTCCTCGATTCTTGGAATGATGGAAGCAGGAGAAGGGAGGATTGCAGTCTATGGTGATTCAAATTGTCTTGACAGTAGTCACATGGTAACGAACTGCTATTGGCTTTTGAGAAAAATATTGGAGTTCACTGGCAATAAAGTGAAAGATCCTGTCCTTTTCTCGGAGACTACGCAGTTAAAGTTTCCAGTTTTTGAGAACATCCATCAGCCATCACGTAGGTTAGATGTAAACTTTTCAACGTACTCAACAGTCATTGGCAAGGAATTGATCTGTCACCAAGATTCCCGGTTTGAGGTTTGGGGTACGAAAGGTTATGGTGTTCAACCAACAGGCACAACAAGAAAGCTCCCAGAATACCAGATGGATGAAAATTCTAGTTCTCTCAATGTTACAGTGCAAACTCCTGACAGAAAACAAGATAAAGTCGAAACACTTAAAATAAATCTTTCAACACCAGATGCTACTAAAATAAATCTTTCAACACCAGATGCTGCTAAGTTTGAAGATACAAGAGAATATTTTGGCTTTATTGGTCATGAAGAG GTTGACTTAGGAATGTTAATGGCAAGCCAGTGGATGGTACCTTGCTTAGCGGCCACAGCTT GCCTTATGTTGTACCTTAGTTATAGAGTGCAACAAAAACGCCGCCGACGAAGAAAAGGGTCGGTGGCTAGTCGGCTAACAAGTATGGTATAA